The Firmicutes bacterium CAG:345 genome window below encodes:
- a CDS encoding phosphorylase (product inferred by homology to UniProt): MFKNKETFKREFTDRIIEKYGRDPKDCHLLECYDILGTMVRDYANVDSKHCKDIVNEKGKKQLIYFSMEFLIGRLLTSNLVNLGIYGVVKDGLSDLGIDFNKLEEEESDAGLGNGGLGRLAACFLDSIASLGYPGHGNCIRYDYGFFRQRIINGHQEEVPDQWLLNGNPWEIRKPKHSVEVKFYGNAETYQDAEGHFRSRTVNALSVLAIPYDVPIVGYGNKVTNTLRLWSAEPADEQLPNTHDFAGYLSFVKDLTHGLYPDDSTEQGRLLRLRQQYFLVSAGMQSMLRAHYRRFHDFHNLPEHYVFQLNDTHPIMAIPELMRLLMDEHNYGWDEAYEICQKCFAFTNHTVMAEALEKWPCHYVANLCPRIYMIIEEINRRILIKMRADNLPESVIQNSLIIKDGNINMCQLAIHVAFSVNGVASLHTNILKKETFKDLYYQYPEKFNNKTNGITHRRWFLASNPRLSGLVTSLIGDSWIKHPDDLKNLLKYQDDKKVLKEILKIKTENKQKLIELVKKENGIELNPDSIFDTQIKRLHAYKRQLLNVFQIISLYQKIKMDKSFTMHPRTFIFGAKAAPSYVYAKKIIELILAVADKINNDLEVNKFMKVVFIENYGVSKAEIIIPASDISEQISTAGKEASGTSNMKFMINGAITLGTLDGANIEISELVGKDNCVIFGLKEDEINTIRYNNSYNPWDIYNADPTIKKVMDSLVDGTFADDYEKFRMIFNEVMYHNDEYFILADFHNYDQARFETEKLYSNKLRWAKMCLINIANSGYFSSDRTIEEYNRDIWHMSKIK, translated from the coding sequence ATGTTTAAGAACAAAGAAACTTTTAAAAGAGAATTTACAGATAGAATTATAGAAAAATATGGCAGAGATCCAAAAGATTGCCATTTATTAGAATGCTATGATATTTTAGGAACAATGGTTCGTGATTATGCAAATGTTGATTCTAAACATTGTAAAGACATAGTAAATGAAAAAGGAAAAAAGCAATTGATTTATTTTTCAATGGAATTCCTTATCGGTCGCTTATTAACTTCTAATTTAGTTAATCTTGGAATCTATGGTGTTGTTAAAGATGGATTATCTGATTTAGGAATAGATTTTAATAAATTGGAAGAAGAAGAAAGCGATGCGGGTCTTGGAAATGGTGGTCTTGGTAGATTAGCAGCATGTTTTTTAGATTCAATTGCATCATTAGGTTATCCAGGTCATGGCAACTGCATTAGATATGACTACGGATTTTTCCGCCAAAGAATTATAAATGGACATCAAGAAGAAGTGCCTGATCAATGGCTATTAAATGGTAATCCATGGGAAATAAGAAAACCAAAACATTCCGTTGAAGTTAAGTTTTATGGTAATGCTGAAACATATCAAGATGCTGAAGGTCATTTCCGTTCACGTACTGTAAATGCTTTATCAGTTTTAGCAATTCCTTATGATGTTCCAATTGTTGGATATGGAAATAAAGTGACCAACACTTTGCGTTTATGGTCAGCTGAACCAGCGGATGAACAGCTTCCTAATACACATGATTTTGCAGGATATTTATCTTTTGTCAAAGATTTAACCCATGGTCTTTATCCTGATGATTCAACTGAACAAGGAAGATTATTACGCTTAAGACAACAATACTTCTTGGTTTCAGCTGGTATGCAAAGTATGCTCAGAGCTCATTACCGTCGTTTCCATGACTTTCATAATTTACCAGAACATTATGTGTTTCAATTGAATGATACACATCCTATTATGGCGATTCCTGAACTTATGAGATTATTGATGGATGAACATAATTATGGATGGGATGAAGCATATGAAATCTGCCAAAAATGCTTTGCTTTCACTAATCATACAGTAATGGCTGAAGCATTAGAAAAATGGCCATGTCATTATGTTGCTAATCTTTGCCCACGTATTTATATGATTATTGAAGAAATTAATCGCCGTATATTAATTAAAATGCGCGCAGATAATTTGCCTGAAAGCGTCATACAAAATTCTTTAATTATCAAAGATGGAAATATCAATATGTGTCAACTTGCTATCCATGTGGCTTTCTCAGTTAATGGTGTAGCATCTCTTCATACAAATATATTGAAAAAAGAAACTTTTAAAGATTTATATTATCAATATCCAGAAAAGTTTAATAATAAGACAAATGGAATAACCCATAGAAGATGGTTTTTAGCTTCTAACCCACGTTTGAGCGGATTAGTTACATCATTGATTGGAGATTCATGGATAAAGCATCCTGATGATTTAAAGAATTTATTAAAATATCAAGATGATAAGAAAGTTTTAAAAGAGATTTTAAAGATAAAAACTGAAAATAAGCAAAAACTTATTGAACTTGTAAAAAAAGAAAATGGTATTGAATTGAATCCAGACTCAATTTTTGATACACAAATAAAAAGACTCCATGCATATAAAAGACAATTGTTAAATGTTTTCCAAATAATATCTTTATATCAAAAGATAAAAATGGATAAATCATTTACAATGCATCCTAGAACATTTATATTTGGCGCAAAGGCAGCTCCTAGTTATGTTTATGCCAAAAAAATTATTGAATTGATTTTAGCTGTTGCTGATAAGATTAATAATGATCTAGAAGTAAATAAATTCATGAAAGTTGTCTTCATTGAAAACTATGGTGTCAGCAAAGCTGAGATAATTATTCCTGCCAGTGATATTTCAGAACAAATATCAACGGCTGGAAAAGAAGCATCTGGAACTTCGAATATGAAGTTTATGATAAATGGTGCTATAACTTTGGGAACACTTGATGGAGCGAACATTGAAATTTCTGAATTAGTGGGAAAAGATAATTGTGTTATCTTTGGATTAAAAGAAGATGAGATTAATACTATAAGATATAATAATTCTTATAATCCATGGGATATCTATAATGCCGATCCAACTATAAAGAAAGTTATGGATTCATTGGTTGATGGAACTTTTGCTGATGACTATGAAAAATTCAGAATGATATTTAATGAAGTTATGTATCACAATGATGAATATTTTATTCTTGCTGATTTCCATAACTATGATCAAGCTCGTTTTGAAACTGAAAAACTTTATAGCAATAAATTAAGATGGGCTAAGATGTGCCTTATTAACATTGCTAACTCAGGTTATTTCTCTTCAGATAGAACTATTGAGGAGTATAATCGCGATATATGGCATATGAGTAAAATAAAGTAA